The bacterium genome includes the window CGGACGATATTCGCGCCTTGATGAATGGGGTCGGCCTGAGTGAGGAGCGAGCAAGTGAGTACCAGCTCTTTCCTGTCGGCCCGGTTTACGACGCCGTTTTCGCGAAGAATGGATGAGCAGGTGAGGCGGTTGCCGATCGTGGGGGTGCTCGGCTCGGGGTCCGAGCCGCACGAGGAGAAGGCCAAGCCGTTGGGTGAGTGGCTTGCCCGCGAGGGCGTCCATCTGCTCACCGGCGGGGGCGGTGGGGTGATGGAAGCGGTGAGC containing:
- a CDS encoding DNA-binding protein, producing the protein MSTSSFLSARFTTPFSRRMDEQVRRLPIVGVLGSGSEPHEEKAKPLGEWLAREGVHLLTGGGGGVMEAVS